One genomic segment of Miscanthus floridulus cultivar M001 unplaced genomic scaffold, ASM1932011v1 os_1766_2, whole genome shotgun sequence includes these proteins:
- the LOC136534295 gene encoding N-(5'-phosphoribosyl)anthranilate isomerase 1, chloroplastic-like, which produces MALPISTRHYQQFPLVRNNGLPRISRVQMSCLATNQSNHHSNTAVSSSPSCGDTRKIHPVVKMCGITSARDAEMAVKAGAELIGMILWPNSKRSVSLLEAKEISRVAQSYGAESVGVFVDDNEETILRVSDSCDLNFVQLHGDESRALVHTLSKNNHIIYVLNADDNGKLINTPDMEYELDWYLVDSAKGGSGKGFNWQKFQMPSVKSKNGWLLAGGLHADNVCEAFSALKPNGVDVSSGICAPDGIQKDADRINSFISNVKSLNFLS; this is translated from the exons ATGGCGTTGCCAATCTCAACAAGACACTACCAACAATTTCCTTTAGTACGTAACAATG GACTTCCAAGAATTTCTAGAGTACAAATGTCATGCTTGGCAACAAACCAAAGTAACCATCATTCTAATACCGCTGTATCTTCATCGCCTAGTTGTGGAGATACCAGAAAGATCCACCCTGTAGTCAAAATGTGTGGCATCACATCGGCTAGAGATGCAGAAATGGCTGTAAAGGCAGGAGCTGAACTTATAGGCATGATACTGTGGCCCAACTCTAAACGCTCTGTCTCTTTGTTGGAGGCAAAAGAAATATCAAGAGTTGCACAATCTTATGGCGCTGAATCAGTTGGTGTCTTTGTGGATGATAATGAAGAGACAATTCTACGAGTGTCTGATTCATGCGACCTTAACTTTGTCCAG CTTCATGGTGATGAATCTCGTGCATTGGTTCATACTCTTTCAAAGAATAATCATATCATTTATGTACTAAATGCTGATGACAATGGAAAACTAATCAACACTCCTGATATGGAATATGAACTTGATTGGTACTTAGTGGACAGTGCAAAAGGCGGAAG TGGGAAGGGATTCAATTGGCAGAAGTTCCAAATGCCATCTGTCAAAAGCAAGAATGGATGGCTATTAGCTGGAGGGCTTCATGCAGATAATGTTTGTGAAGCCTTTTCTGCTTTGAAACCAAATGGTGTTGATGTTAGCAGCGGCATATGTGCTCCTGATGGTATCCAAAAAGATGCAGACAGGATTAATTCCTTCATAAGTAATGTAAAATCCCTGAATTTCCTATCATAA